The DNA region GGCAAGCTGCGCGTCGTCGACACCGCGACCCGACAGCTCACCGCCACCCTCACGCTGCCTTCCGGCGCCCCGTCGGCGATGCTGCTCGACGGCGACCACGTGCTGATCACCTCGCATCCCGAGGGCGTCGCCTTTGATGCCGCGCATCCCGGGATGTACAACAGTCAGCTCACGATCACCCGGGTCGACCTGAACGGCGGCGCGCGGGTCGCAGGCTCGCTGACGGTGGACGGCACCTACATCGACGGCCGCCAGGTCGGCTCCGTGGCCCGCATCGTCATCCGGTCCACGCCGCGGCTGCCGTTCGTCATGCCCACGCAGGGAATCAGCCCCGACGAGGCGACGCGGCGCAACAAGGACGTCATCGGGAAGTCGAAGATCCAGGACTGGATCCCGCGCTACAACCCGGGAAGCGGCGCTGAAGGCCAGCTCTACGACTGCACCGCCCTGAGCCGGTCGGCCAGCTACACCGGCACCGCGGTGCTCAGCGTGCTCACCTTCGACCTGCGCGACGACCTCGGGACCGGCGACGGCGTCGGGCTCGCGGCCGACGGCGACACCGTGTACGGCACGGCGGCCAGTTTGTATGTCGCCGACGACCGCCAGAGCCGCATGGGCATCATGCCCATGGAGGGACGCGGCAAGCCCGCGCCGGGGCTGCCGGAGCAGGCGACCACCACTGTCCACCAGTTCGACATCAAGGTCGCGGGCAAGCCGGTCTACCTGGCGTCGGGCACGGTCATGGGCTCGCTGCTGAACCAGTACTCGCTGTCGGAGCACAAAGGCAACCTGCGCATCGCCACCACCAAGGGCGATCAGCGCTGTTGCGTCCAGTCCCAGCAGTCGGAGAGCTCGCTGGCCGTGCTCACCCGGCGCGGCGCGGAACTGGCCGAGATCGGCCGGGTGGACGGGCTGGGCAAGACCGAGCGCATCCAGTCGGTCCGGTTCGTCGGCGACACCGCCTACGTGGTGACCTTCCGCCGCACCGACCCGCTCTACACCGTCGATGTCTCCAACCCGGCAAAGCCGACCGTGACCGGCGAGCTCAAGATCACCGGCTACTCGGCCTACCTGCACCCGATCGCCGCGGGCAGGCTGCTCGGCGTCGGCCAGGACGCCACCGGCGAGGGCCGGGTGACCGGAACCCAGGTGTCGCTGTTCGACACGTCGTCGGCGCAGGCGAAGGTGATCACCCAGTACCAGCTCAAGGGTGCCTCATCGGAGATCGAGTTCGACCCGCACGCCTTCCTCTACTGGGCCGACAAGGGCCTGATCGTGGTCCCGGTGGTCAACGCGTTCGACGGGCGGGCCATCCCGGGCGCGCTGGTGCTGCGGCTGGCTGGCGACAGCCTCACCGAGGTGGCCAGGCTCAGCCACCCGACGGGCGGGGAGTACGGCGACG from Alloactinosynnema sp. L-07 includes:
- a CDS encoding beta-propeller domain-containing protein, yielding MSTDLRLPRIGVAALAIAVAGAAVIATAYFVGDDQATQPPGPGSVPSVSEVRLVAFDSCDKALADLKAAGMAKVGPYGLDGDVMVMERGVAADAGAPQAPEAKTTTQKGKDYSGTNNHEAAADEPDLVKTDGKRIISILDGKLRVVDTATRQLTATLTLPSGAPSAMLLDGDHVLITSHPEGVAFDAAHPGMYNSQLTITRVDLNGGARVAGSLTVDGTYIDGRQVGSVARIVIRSTPRLPFVMPTQGISPDEATRRNKDVIGKSKIQDWIPRYNPGSGAEGQLYDCTALSRSASYTGTAVLSVLTFDLRDDLGTGDGVGLAADGDTVYGTAASLYVADDRQSRMGIMPMEGRGKPAPGLPEQATTTVHQFDIKVAGKPVYLASGTVMGSLLNQYSLSEHKGNLRIATTKGDQRCCVQSQQSESSLAVLTRRGAELAEIGRVDGLGKTERIQSVRFVGDTAYVVTFRRTDPLYTVDVSNPAKPTVTGELKITGYSAYLHPIAAGRLLGVGQDATGEGRVTGTQVSLFDTSSAQAKVITQYQLKGASSEIEFDPHAFLYWADKGLIVVPVVNAFDGRAIPGALVLRLAGDSLTEVARLSHPTGGEYGDVQIRRSLVAAGALWTVSGGGIMATDLGGLNQLAWVPFA